A window from Mycolicibacterium tokaiense encodes these proteins:
- the rplE gene encoding 50S ribosomal protein L5 → MTTVESNEKVQPRLKQRYRDEIKGALNTQFEYANVMQIPGVVKVIVNMGVGDAARDAKLINGAVNDLALITGQKPEIRKARKSIAQFKLREGMPIGARVTLRGDRMWEFLDRLISIALPRIRDFRGLSPKQFDGTGNYTFGLNEQSMFHEIDVDSIDRPRGMDITVVTSATNDDEGRALLRALGFPFKEN, encoded by the coding sequence ATGACCACAGTAGAGAGCAACGAGAAGGTTCAGCCCCGGCTGAAGCAGCGCTACCGCGACGAGATCAAGGGCGCGCTGAACACCCAGTTCGAGTACGCCAACGTCATGCAGATCCCCGGCGTGGTGAAGGTCATCGTCAACATGGGTGTCGGTGACGCCGCCCGCGACGCCAAGCTGATCAACGGCGCCGTCAACGACCTGGCGCTGATCACCGGCCAGAAGCCCGAGATCCGCAAGGCCCGCAAGTCCATCGCCCAGTTCAAGCTGCGCGAAGGCATGCCGATCGGTGCGCGCGTCACGCTGCGTGGCGACCGGATGTGGGAGTTCCTGGACCGGCTGATCTCGATCGCCCTGCCGCGTATCCGCGACTTCCGTGGCCTGAGCCCCAAGCAGTTCGACGGGACCGGCAACTACACGTTCGGCCTCAACGAGCAGTCGATGTTCCACGAGATCGACGTCGACTCCATCGACCGCCCCCGCGGCATGGACATCACCGTCGTCACCTCGGCGACCAACGACGACGAGGGGCGTGCGCTGCTGCGGGCCCTCGGTTTCCCGTTCAAGGAGAACTGA
- a CDS encoding type Z 30S ribosomal protein S14: MAKKALVNKANKKPKFAVRAYTRCNRCGRPHAVYRKFGLCRICLREMAHAGELPGVQKSSW, translated from the coding sequence ATGGCAAAGAAAGCTCTGGTCAACAAGGCCAACAAGAAGCCCAAGTTCGCGGTGCGCGCCTACACGCGGTGCAACAGGTGCGGTCGCCCGCACGCGGTCTACCGCAAGTTCGGACTCTGCCGGATCTGCCTGCGTGAGATGGCTCATGCGGGCGAGCTGCCCGGTGTGCAGAAGT